One segment of Halomonas sp. TD01 DNA contains the following:
- a CDS encoding methyl-accepting chemotaxis protein yields the protein MRNNQPVTQREIELQSDDFLVSRTDLKGRITYANPAFIQISGFQHEELIGAPHNLIRHPDMPPAAFENLWQTVKSGETWRGLVKNRCKNGDHYWVSASVTPIIEDDHVVGYASVRVQASRDAIAQAEQAYAEIREGRNKHLYLDKGRLRKKGLTQRLKRIRLDTLRAKLVGMIVMAGALLLVSGGLGLYGLNVAGDRLAALNNDGLQDVIRLQQIDQTIAQTRQAMIEPERMELIQQRFEMGDMIANSAATIESAWQQYYSRDVNTTALATSFNAQLQTFLDNGMFQAETVLQAEDTYQVFTGLDAVISVMNNEGRELSTMVNQLIAQKQTAAEAMAADAEQGQASMLSAQAAVLGGGLLALILLGVMTLRSIVRPLKSASRFTLQIAGGNLAAKVPPHQRDEVGMLMESLNTMRKSLSSIISDVKGGINVVTPAARDIATGNEALSSRTEQQAASLQQTASSMEEMTTTVRQNSDNAQEARRLADNNAKQVTQTGELMSQLVENMQRITQSSQKMTDIINVIDSIAFQTNILALNASVEAARAGEHGRGFAVVAEEVRKLAGRSASASQEIRVLIDGSNQEVNVGAGLVKKAEVAISEVADAARNVTQIMHDISSASEEQSHGIAEVNQAVAEMDQATQQNAARVQETARAAVALEQQAGLLALSVEAFRLNHQSSPTTALSPTPAGYRARAQLPDSPTKPPTSSTTRQLASVEEWEEF from the coding sequence ATGCGTAATAACCAGCCAGTCACTCAGCGTGAAATTGAACTCCAGAGTGATGATTTCCTCGTTTCGCGTACGGATCTTAAAGGGCGCATTACCTATGCAAACCCTGCGTTTATCCAGATAAGTGGTTTCCAGCACGAAGAGCTGATAGGCGCGCCCCATAATTTGATTCGACACCCGGATATGCCGCCGGCGGCGTTTGAAAACCTGTGGCAGACCGTGAAAAGCGGTGAAACATGGCGAGGGCTGGTTAAAAACCGCTGTAAAAATGGTGATCACTACTGGGTAAGTGCCAGCGTAACGCCGATTATTGAGGACGACCACGTCGTTGGCTATGCCTCTGTCAGGGTGCAGGCATCCAGAGACGCGATTGCACAAGCGGAGCAGGCCTACGCTGAGATTCGCGAAGGCCGTAATAAGCACCTGTATCTAGACAAGGGTAGGTTGCGCAAGAAAGGTCTTACTCAACGTTTAAAACGGATACGGCTGGATACCCTACGCGCTAAATTGGTCGGTATGATTGTGATGGCTGGTGCACTGCTGCTGGTGAGCGGTGGCCTTGGACTGTATGGCCTTAACGTCGCGGGAGACCGGCTTGCGGCGCTCAATAATGATGGCCTGCAAGACGTTATTCGCTTACAGCAAATTGATCAGACCATTGCGCAAACACGTCAGGCCATGATTGAACCAGAGCGTATGGAGCTGATTCAACAGCGCTTTGAGATGGGTGACATGATTGCCAATAGCGCGGCGACAATTGAGTCCGCTTGGCAGCAATACTACTCCCGTGACGTCAACACGACAGCGCTTGCCACCTCCTTCAATGCTCAGCTGCAAACCTTTTTAGACAACGGCATGTTCCAAGCAGAAACCGTCTTGCAAGCAGAAGACACATATCAAGTGTTTACCGGTTTGGACGCAGTCATCAGTGTGATGAATAACGAAGGGCGCGAACTCTCGACGATGGTGAACCAACTCATCGCCCAAAAGCAGACTGCCGCTGAAGCAATGGCTGCTGATGCCGAGCAAGGTCAAGCCAGCATGCTTAGCGCTCAAGCCGCTGTTCTGGGGGGCGGCCTGCTGGCGCTTATCCTGCTTGGGGTAATGACATTACGTTCCATTGTTCGGCCGCTAAAAAGTGCGTCACGTTTTACTTTGCAAATAGCGGGCGGAAACCTAGCCGCAAAAGTGCCTCCCCATCAGCGTGACGAAGTTGGGATGCTGATGGAGTCGCTGAATACCATGCGGAAAAGTTTGAGCAGCATTATTAGCGATGTAAAAGGCGGTATTAATGTGGTCACTCCCGCCGCGCGGGATATTGCCACTGGCAACGAAGCCTTATCGTCTCGTACCGAGCAACAGGCAGCGTCGCTACAGCAAACCGCATCCAGCATGGAAGAAATGACAACGACCGTGCGTCAAAACAGCGATAACGCTCAAGAAGCGCGTCGTCTTGCCGATAACAATGCTAAGCAAGTGACGCAGACCGGAGAGCTCATGTCGCAGTTGGTCGAGAATATGCAGCGAATTACCCAAAGTTCGCAAAAAATGACTGACATTATCAATGTGATTGACTCGATTGCTTTCCAAACCAATATTCTGGCACTCAACGCATCGGTAGAAGCTGCCAGGGCAGGAGAGCATGGTCGCGGGTTTGCGGTGGTTGCTGAAGAAGTACGTAAATTGGCAGGAAGAAGCGCTAGCGCCTCTCAAGAGATTCGCGTGTTAATTGATGGTTCTAATCAAGAAGTCAATGTTGGCGCTGGGCTGGTCAAAAAAGCCGAAGTAGCGATTAGTGAAGTTGCCGATGCGGCGCGAAATGTCACGCAGATTATGCACGACATTTCGTCAGCGTCGGAAGAACAGAGTCATGGCATCGCAGAAGTTAATCAAGCCGTTGCCGAAATGGATCAAGCGACTCAACAGAACGCCGCGCGCGTTCAGGAAACGGCACGCGCCGCCGTGGCATTAGAGCAACAAGCGGGCTTATTAGCCCTGTCTGTTGAGGCGTTTCGCTTGAATCATCAGAGCTCGCCAACAACGGCACTTAGCCCCACACCTGCTGGCTATCGAGCGCGGGCTCAGCTCCCAGACAGCCCAACTAAACCGCCTACGTCGTCAACTACACGGCAGCTGGCCTCAGTAGAGGAGTGGGAAGAATTTTGA
- the motB gene encoding flagellar motor protein MotB: MSKGGDKRPIVIRRKKVVHAHHGGAWKIALADFMTALMALFLVMWILSVSDDETRRSVAEYFSTPLITAMTSGDRSGSTQVIPGGGPDPTHSDGERARIDVLQYSRPSAQERRFFNDLQERIERAIEQDPELRQLRSQMRFDLTREGLRIQLLDTEQRPMFELGRDQVAPYMRNLLRTIAPLLNELPNDLSISGHTDSVPYAGGYRGYSNWELSNDRASASRRELVAGGLDPDQLLRVSGFADRVRLPDTAPTDPVNRRIELVVLLPEIAETIRNPGVMGLDNPLPDEDAPVEALPQSTPQSDENE, translated from the coding sequence ATGAGTAAGGGGGGCGATAAGCGTCCGATTGTTATTCGGCGCAAAAAAGTGGTGCATGCCCACCATGGCGGTGCGTGGAAGATTGCCCTTGCCGACTTCATGACGGCCCTGATGGCGCTGTTTCTAGTGATGTGGATTTTAAGTGTTTCTGACGATGAAACCCGGCGCAGTGTTGCGGAGTACTTCAGCACGCCGTTGATAACGGCAATGACCAGTGGTGACCGATCTGGAAGCACCCAGGTGATTCCAGGTGGTGGCCCAGATCCTACCCACAGTGATGGCGAACGTGCCCGGATTGATGTGCTTCAATATAGCCGCCCCAGCGCTCAGGAGCGGCGTTTCTTTAACGATTTGCAAGAGCGCATTGAGCGAGCCATCGAGCAAGACCCAGAGCTGCGCCAACTGCGCAGTCAAATGCGCTTTGATTTAACCCGCGAAGGGCTGCGTATTCAGCTGCTCGATACGGAACAGCGTCCCATGTTTGAGTTAGGCCGCGATCAAGTAGCCCCCTACATGCGCAACCTGTTACGTACGATAGCACCACTACTCAACGAATTGCCCAATGACTTAAGCATCAGCGGCCATACCGATAGCGTGCCCTATGCAGGCGGTTATCGAGGCTACAGTAACTGGGAACTTTCCAACGACCGAGCAAGTGCCTCTCGGCGTGAATTAGTGGCTGGCGGGCTTGATCCAGATCAACTGCTACGCGTATCGGGCTTTGCCGATCGTGTCAGGTTGCCTGACACTGCGCCGACAGACCCGGTTAATCGCCGCATTGAGCTCGTCGTCTTATTGCCAGAAATCGCTGAGACGATTCGTAACCCAGGCGTTATGGGGCTTGATAACCCATTGCCCGATGAAGATGCGCCTGTAGAGGCGTTGCCACAAAGCACGCCACAGAGCGATGAAAACGAATGA
- the flhD gene encoding flagellar transcriptional regulator FlhD, producing MSQTSFLDEIQEINLAYLLLAQRLLVEDREAAMFRLKVDSELADLLVSLNARQLTKLARNNQLICRLSQTSVHQLRKITQNPRDQGLSGLHASLLSACEEFEVLPVGESE from the coding sequence ATGAGTCAAACAAGCTTTCTCGATGAAATTCAAGAAATTAACTTAGCGTATTTACTTCTTGCGCAGCGTCTATTGGTCGAAGACCGTGAGGCGGCGATGTTTCGCTTAAAAGTAGACAGCGAGCTTGCCGACCTGCTGGTGTCTCTAAATGCCCGGCAACTGACAAAATTGGCACGCAATAACCAGCTGATATGCAGGCTTAGCCAAACGAGCGTCCACCAGCTGCGCAAAATTACCCAGAATCCTCGGGATCAAGGGCTTTCAGGGTTGCATGCCTCATTGTTGTCAGCCTGCGAAGAATTTGAGGTGTTACCAGTAGGAGAATCAGAGTGA
- a CDS encoding CheR family methyltransferase: MIDQRERGVDVGQWASGGQIERDLVLTDADFARIRELIYQRAGIVLAEHKREMVYSRLAKRLRHYGITRFTDYLSRLERQPDAKEWEAFTNALTTNLTAFFREAHHFPLLAEHIKKQQSPITIWCSAASTGEEPYSIAMTLLETLGPKATQAKVIATDIDTDALSKARAGIYPLEQVRKLDEGRVKRFFQKGTGGHAGLARIRPEVSSLVDFVPLNLLAPQWSVKGPFDAVFCRNIMIYFDKDTQAKILKRFAPLMKPDALLFAGHSENFSYISDAFKLRGQTVYTLAKK, from the coding sequence TTGATCGACCAACGCGAGCGGGGAGTTGATGTCGGCCAGTGGGCATCAGGGGGGCAGATCGAACGTGATCTTGTGCTCACCGATGCCGACTTTGCGCGTATACGGGAATTGATTTACCAGCGCGCCGGAATAGTACTTGCTGAGCATAAACGTGAAATGGTCTACAGCCGCTTAGCGAAGCGTTTGCGTCACTATGGTATTACTCGTTTTACCGACTATCTGTCGCGGCTGGAGCGACAGCCGGACGCTAAAGAGTGGGAGGCGTTTACCAATGCGTTAACCACCAACCTCACCGCTTTTTTTCGTGAGGCGCATCACTTTCCGCTATTAGCTGAGCACATCAAGAAACAGCAAAGTCCTATCACTATTTGGTGTTCGGCAGCGTCCACGGGGGAAGAGCCTTACTCGATTGCAATGACGTTGTTAGAAACGTTGGGGCCTAAAGCCACCCAGGCCAAGGTCATTGCCACCGATATTGACACCGACGCACTAAGTAAAGCGCGTGCAGGCATTTATCCGCTTGAGCAGGTGCGTAAATTAGACGAAGGGCGGGTTAAGCGGTTTTTCCAGAAAGGCACCGGTGGTCATGCAGGTTTGGCACGCATAAGGCCGGAAGTTTCATCGTTGGTAGACTTTGTGCCGCTTAATTTGCTGGCACCCCAGTGGTCGGTAAAAGGTCCTTTCGATGCCGTTTTTTGTCGCAATATTATGATTTATTTCGATAAAGATACCCAAGCCAAGATTCTAAAACGGTTTGCTCCGCTGATGAAGCCGGACGCGTTACTGTTTGCGGGACACTCGGAAAATTTTTCGTATATCAGCGATGCATTCAAGCTGCGCGGGCAAACGGTTTATACCCTCGCAAAAAAATAA
- a CDS encoding EscU/YscU/HrcU family type III secretion system export apparatus switch protein — MATSGEHRRQAVALAYQDKDQAPRVIAKGYGELAERIMAEAQRQGIYVHDAPELVALLMQLDLDAEIPASLYQVVAELLVWVFELSEEGLTPRQERR; from the coding sequence ATGGCGACCTCGGGTGAGCATCGACGTCAAGCCGTCGCACTAGCCTATCAAGATAAAGATCAAGCGCCGCGGGTAATCGCTAAAGGTTACGGTGAGTTGGCGGAACGGATTATGGCAGAGGCTCAGCGCCAAGGAATTTATGTGCACGATGCACCTGAGCTTGTGGCACTGCTGATGCAGTTAGATCTCGATGCCGAGATCCCCGCAAGTTTATATCAGGTGGTTGCGGAGCTTCTTGTATGGGTATTTGAGTTATCTGAAGAAGGGTTAACTCCTCGTCAAGAGCGTCGGTAG
- the cheA gene encoding chemotaxis protein CheA gives MDIADFFDTFFEEAEELLADMEQHLLELDVDDPDSEQLNAIFRAAHSIKGGAGTFGFSVLQKTTHIFENLLDHARKGELTLRADLVDTFLEAKDIMHEQLDAYRNEEEPNQEAYERICHTLQQIALEEIGQTLDAPAVPAPTVEKKASVSAEAADSSSLSERQLLVALVNVSEKDRTLLVEELEQLGDVQSHSGDEKRYEVTLTGDVSADDIEAVMCFIIEPEQIEISVVEVVKDEITSPELDAPALAKDVPADVVESPVPAAAKSADKAPSPEKPAKSAPKKAAAESASIRVSVDKVDQIINLVGELIITQSMLDQTVSDLGDQSVGNSSLQNGMSLLQRNARDLQEAVMSIRMIPMEFVFSRFPRVVRDTAGKLGKEIELITEGKSTELDKSLVERITDPLTHLVRNSLDHGIEMPDEREAVGKPRVGKLVLSARHQGGNILIEVRDDGAGMDRDRLLAKARENGLNVSDNMSDEDVFQLIFAPGFSTAKEVTDVSGRGVGMDVVKRNIQGMGGRVEIQSKKGEGTNTRIVLPLTLAILDGMSIKVGGETFILPLSTVLESLQPAKGDMYAMAGDDVVLKVRDEYLPVIAIHEVLDVENAITDPTKSIAVIVQGEGRRYAMLVDELIGQQQVVVKNLEDNYRKVPGVSAATILGDGSVALILDITGLHRLSRAKKEAGKQVNYPHLSYYQEAEPS, from the coding sequence ATGGATATAGCGGATTTTTTTGACACCTTTTTTGAAGAGGCTGAAGAGCTGCTGGCCGATATGGAGCAGCATCTGCTGGAACTGGATGTCGATGATCCGGATAGCGAGCAGTTAAACGCTATCTTCCGTGCCGCCCACTCAATAAAAGGCGGCGCAGGTACCTTCGGCTTTAGTGTGTTGCAGAAAACCACGCACATCTTTGAAAATCTGTTAGATCACGCACGCAAAGGTGAGTTGACGCTGCGTGCTGACCTCGTTGATACCTTTTTAGAGGCAAAAGACATCATGCATGAGCAACTCGATGCCTATCGCAACGAGGAAGAGCCCAACCAAGAAGCTTACGAGCGAATTTGCCATACACTCCAGCAGATCGCGCTAGAAGAAATTGGTCAGACGCTGGATGCGCCCGCTGTCCCTGCACCAACTGTTGAAAAAAAAGCGTCAGTCAGCGCTGAGGCTGCTGATTCCTCCTCGCTGAGCGAGCGACAACTGCTGGTTGCGCTAGTTAACGTTAGCGAAAAAGATCGCACGCTGCTGGTTGAAGAGCTGGAGCAACTGGGCGATGTCCAGTCCCACTCGGGTGATGAAAAACGTTACGAAGTAACGCTGACAGGTGACGTTAGTGCTGACGATATTGAAGCGGTGATGTGCTTCATTATTGAGCCTGAGCAGATCGAAATTAGCGTGGTCGAGGTTGTAAAAGACGAAATCACTAGCCCTGAGTTAGACGCGCCAGCGCTGGCAAAAGACGTGCCCGCAGACGTTGTTGAGTCTCCGGTGCCAGCGGCGGCTAAATCTGCTGACAAAGCACCTTCGCCAGAAAAGCCAGCGAAATCCGCCCCTAAAAAAGCGGCCGCTGAGTCAGCCTCGATCCGTGTGTCGGTAGATAAAGTCGACCAAATCATCAATTTGGTTGGCGAGCTGATTATTACTCAGTCGATGCTGGACCAAACGGTCAGTGACCTCGGAGATCAATCCGTTGGCAACAGTTCGCTACAAAACGGCATGAGCCTGCTGCAGCGTAACGCACGAGATCTTCAAGAAGCGGTGATGTCAATCCGCATGATTCCGATGGAATTTGTGTTTAGCCGATTCCCCCGCGTTGTGCGCGATACCGCCGGTAAATTGGGCAAAGAAATCGAGCTCATTACCGAAGGTAAGTCCACCGAGTTGGATAAAAGCCTGGTTGAGCGCATTACCGACCCGCTAACGCACCTAGTACGTAACAGCTTGGATCACGGCATCGAAATGCCGGATGAGCGCGAAGCGGTAGGTAAACCCCGCGTTGGCAAGTTGGTGTTATCGGCACGCCATCAGGGCGGCAACATTCTGATTGAAGTGCGTGATGACGGCGCGGGCATGGATCGTGACCGGCTGTTGGCCAAGGCGCGTGAAAACGGCCTGAACGTTTCAGACAACATGTCTGACGAAGATGTCTTCCAACTGATTTTTGCGCCGGGCTTCTCCACGGCAAAGGAAGTTACGGACGTTTCCGGCCGCGGTGTCGGCATGGATGTTGTAAAGCGAAATATTCAAGGCATGGGTGGCCGGGTTGAAATTCAATCTAAGAAAGGTGAAGGGACCAACACGCGCATTGTGTTGCCGCTGACACTTGCCATTCTCGACGGTATGTCGATCAAAGTGGGCGGCGAAACCTTTATTTTGCCGCTTTCCACGGTACTTGAGTCGTTGCAGCCAGCCAAAGGCGATATGTATGCCATGGCGGGAGATGATGTGGTGCTTAAGGTGCGTGATGAGTACCTTCCGGTCATCGCGATCCATGAAGTACTGGATGTGGAAAATGCCATTACCGACCCGACCAAAAGCATTGCCGTGATTGTTCAGGGTGAGGGGCGTCGTTATGCCATGTTGGTTGATGAGTTGATTGGCCAGCAGCAGGTGGTTGTAAAAAACTTAGAAGATAATTATCGCAAAGTGCCGGGCGTTTCGGCGGCCACTATCCTTGGTGATGGTAGCGTCGCGCTAATTTTAGACATTACAGGTTTACACCGGTTAAGCCGCGCCAAGAAAGAAGCCGGAAAACAGGTGAATTATCCACATCTCTCTTATTACCAGGAGGCCGAGCCGTCATGA
- the cheW gene encoding chemotaxis protein CheW, producing the protein MSQANNGAVLSAAEADNREFLVFSLGEEEYAIDILKVQEIRGYENVTRIANAPDFIKGVTNLRGVIVPIVDLRIKFHLDSVEYGGQTVVIVVNVADRVVGIVVDGVSDVMTLTPEQIKPAPEFGVTLSSDFLSGLGSLEDRMLVLVDIDKLLTSEEMALVDSTSTR; encoded by the coding sequence ATGAGCCAGGCAAACAATGGAGCGGTTTTGTCCGCCGCAGAAGCCGATAATCGCGAATTTTTGGTGTTCTCTTTGGGAGAAGAAGAGTATGCCATTGATATCCTTAAGGTTCAGGAAATACGCGGCTATGAAAACGTCACGCGTATTGCCAATGCCCCTGACTTTATTAAAGGGGTGACCAATCTGCGCGGCGTCATTGTGCCTATTGTCGATCTGCGCATTAAGTTCCACTTGGACAGCGTGGAGTATGGTGGCCAGACCGTTGTCATCGTGGTCAACGTCGCCGACCGCGTGGTTGGTATTGTTGTGGACGGCGTTTCCGATGTCATGACATTAACTCCCGAGCAAATAAAGCCAGCGCCTGAATTTGGTGTCACGCTCTCCTCCGATTTCTTGAGCGGATTAGGCAGCCTTGAAGACCGCATGCTGGTGTTAGTTGATATCGATAAGCTGCTGACCAGCGAAGAAATGGCTTTAGTCGATAGCACCAGCACCCGCTAA
- the motA gene encoding flagellar motor stator protein MotA, translating to MLIPLGYLVVLLSVFGGYVMAGGSLGPLYQPLELLIIGGAGVGAFIAANNGKAIKATFKILPRLKRTKKYNKALYMELMALQYKILSKVRREGMLGIERDIDNPQESPLFQEHPSVLADPHIMDFLTDYLRLMVSGGMEPMEIDELMLHEIEVFEQEAHIPIDAIAKVGDAMPAFGIVAAVMGVIKALTYADASPEQMGQMIAMALVGTFLGILMGYGFISPIASYAERQAKEAEKMLQCIRVTLLASLHGYAPQLAVEFGRKALHSTERPSFTELEEYVRDAKKGGNA from the coding sequence GTGCTGATTCCTCTGGGTTATTTGGTCGTACTGCTATCTGTCTTTGGCGGTTATGTGATGGCAGGCGGTAGCTTGGGCCCCCTGTATCAACCCCTGGAGCTGCTGATTATTGGCGGTGCAGGCGTTGGCGCTTTCATTGCCGCAAACAACGGCAAAGCGATTAAAGCCACGTTTAAAATACTTCCCAGGCTCAAACGAACCAAAAAATATAATAAAGCCTTATACATGGAGTTAATGGCGTTGCAATACAAGATTCTCTCTAAAGTACGCCGTGAGGGAATGTTGGGAATTGAGCGCGACATTGACAACCCTCAGGAAAGCCCGCTGTTCCAAGAGCACCCCTCGGTGCTTGCAGACCCCCATATTATGGATTTTCTAACCGATTATCTTCGGCTGATGGTGAGCGGTGGCATGGAGCCAATGGAAATCGATGAGTTAATGCTTCACGAAATCGAAGTATTTGAGCAAGAAGCTCATATTCCCATTGATGCGATTGCCAAAGTAGGTGATGCAATGCCTGCGTTCGGTATCGTAGCGGCGGTAATGGGGGTTATTAAAGCGCTGACTTACGCGGACGCCAGCCCTGAACAAATGGGACAAATGATTGCGATGGCGTTAGTGGGTACCTTTCTGGGTATTTTGATGGGCTATGGATTTATTAGCCCCATCGCAAGCTATGCCGAACGGCAAGCCAAAGAAGCCGAGAAAATGTTGCAATGCATCCGTGTCACGCTGCTAGCTAGCCTGCATGGTTATGCTCCCCAGCTAGCCGTTGAATTTGGTCGTAAAGCATTACATAGCACCGAGCGTCCAAGCTTCACAGAACTTGAAGAGTATGTTCGCGACGCCAAAAAGGGCGGTAATGCATGA
- a CDS encoding methyl-accepting chemotaxis protein — translation MRVTPLLRQMMSNMTVRLSWGLVLATFSILVVVACGIGLYALHHGAAIVQASSDLQAQQAAFSEFATRIRWVLIGVVIMTGVTVAVVVWGVTVNVLRPLDRLVGYFEKMAQGDLSQQITSPGNNEIGRLYTAMAHMQSSLSETVGVVRQSGASIFERSQHIASGNNDLSSRTEQQASSLEETASSMEQLASTVGHNADNALQASQLANEVTLTARRSGEEVANIVETMQDISASSHQVADIITVIDNIAFQTNILALNASVEAARAGEHGKGFAVVAQEVRSLASRSANAAKEIRTLIDASLGKVDAGTQRVNHAGKTMQDLVAAVQRVNDIMDEIAAASEEQSNGIGQVNQAVAQMDQVVQQNAQLVQQAARSANELESEAARLREAVERFHVTPALAEGKQESGYAMRPRALQQVPAAQTPAAKKIPARNTTVDEWEAF, via the coding sequence ATGCGTGTGACACCGCTACTGCGTCAAATGATGAGCAATATGACCGTGCGTCTTAGTTGGGGGCTGGTATTAGCCACTTTTTCGATCTTGGTCGTGGTGGCCTGCGGTATAGGTCTTTATGCGCTCCACCACGGTGCTGCTATTGTGCAGGCGTCGAGTGATTTGCAGGCGCAGCAAGCGGCGTTCAGTGAGTTTGCTACACGCATTCGCTGGGTGCTGATTGGCGTGGTCATCATGACCGGCGTAACGGTCGCGGTGGTGGTGTGGGGTGTGACCGTTAATGTGCTGCGTCCCCTGGATCGTCTGGTCGGTTACTTTGAGAAAATGGCCCAAGGCGACCTAAGCCAGCAAATTACATCGCCTGGTAATAATGAAATTGGCAGGCTGTACACAGCGATGGCGCACATGCAGTCTTCACTGTCTGAAACCGTTGGCGTGGTACGCCAAAGCGGCGCGTCAATTTTTGAGCGCTCTCAGCATATTGCCAGTGGCAATAACGACCTCTCCTCACGTACCGAGCAGCAGGCCTCTTCTCTAGAAGAGACGGCCTCGAGCATGGAGCAGTTAGCCTCTACCGTTGGGCACAACGCAGACAATGCACTACAAGCCAGTCAGCTCGCCAATGAGGTAACGCTAACCGCCAGACGCAGCGGCGAAGAAGTTGCCAATATTGTTGAAACCATGCAGGACATTAGCGCGAGTTCCCACCAAGTTGCCGACATTATTACGGTGATCGATAACATTGCTTTTCAAACCAATATTCTCGCCTTAAACGCGTCGGTAGAAGCCGCCCGTGCTGGCGAGCATGGCAAAGGGTTTGCCGTGGTAGCGCAGGAAGTTCGCAGTCTCGCTAGCCGCAGTGCTAATGCTGCCAAAGAAATTCGCACGCTGATCGATGCATCGCTTGGCAAAGTGGACGCGGGCACCCAGCGGGTGAATCATGCGGGAAAAACCATGCAGGATCTTGTCGCCGCTGTGCAGCGGGTCAACGATATTATGGATGAGATTGCGGCCGCCTCTGAAGAGCAAAGCAACGGTATCGGGCAAGTTAATCAAGCAGTTGCCCAAATGGATCAGGTTGTTCAACAAAATGCCCAACTGGTTCAACAAGCAGCACGCAGCGCCAATGAATTAGAAAGCGAAGCGGCGCGCCTTAGAGAAGCGGTTGAGCGTTTCCATGTGACGCCTGCACTGGCAGAGGGGAAGCAGGAATCTGGTTATGCCATGCGGCCCCGCGCTCTTCAGCAAGTACCTGCCGCCCAAACTCCAGCGGCCAAAAAAATACCCGCTCGTAACACGACAGTCGATGAGTGGGAAGCGTTTTAA
- the flhC gene encoding flagellar transcriptional regulator FlhC — translation MSQKSLVDEMHQVQLAIELIELGARLQVLETETDLSRTRLIKLYKEVRGMSPPKGMLPFSADWFVTWLPNVHSSLFYNIYNSVQKNTCCERIDAFVKAYRLYEEQINLESVEPVLGLTRAWTLVRFFESDLLQLNTCTRCEGHFVAHAHSPAHDYVCGICQPPSRAGKTRKARC, via the coding sequence GTGAGCCAGAAGAGCTTGGTTGATGAAATGCACCAAGTACAACTGGCCATAGAGCTAATTGAATTAGGTGCACGTTTACAAGTTTTAGAGACAGAGACAGACCTAAGTCGCACACGTTTGATTAAGTTGTACAAGGAAGTGCGTGGGATGTCGCCACCTAAGGGCATGCTGCCCTTTTCAGCGGACTGGTTCGTAACGTGGCTGCCAAACGTGCATTCGTCGCTGTTTTATAACATTTATAACAGCGTACAAAAAAATACCTGCTGCGAGCGTATTGACGCCTTTGTTAAAGCTTACCGTCTGTATGAAGAGCAGATAAATCTTGAAAGCGTTGAGCCGGTGCTGGGGCTTACTCGTGCGTGGACACTGGTACGGTTTTTTGAAAGTGATCTACTGCAGCTCAATACGTGTACACGTTGTGAAGGACACTTTGTCGCCCATGCACACAGCCCAGCCCATGATTATGTTTGCGGTATTTGCCAGCCACCCTCGCGAGCCGGGAAAACACGTAAAGCGCGGTGTTGA